The following proteins come from a genomic window of Saccharicrinis carchari:
- a CDS encoding 3'-5' exonuclease, giving the protein MEKESNWINNKISKEALSDLPLKHYTGEIVVVEDEQGISKVIEEINGEKVLGFDTETRPSFKKGQTNLISLIQLSTKKSTFLIRTNKTGLSGQLLQLLSNPNVKKVGVGIRDDIRGLQKIKDFTPAGFVELQTMALDKGLKDFSLKKLAGILLEIRVSKRQRLSNWEADELSEAQMVYAATDSWVALKIFKKLDALDQNRVVDVETDNEAKA; this is encoded by the coding sequence ATGGAAAAAGAAAGTAATTGGATAAATAATAAGATATCGAAAGAAGCACTTAGTGATTTGCCCTTAAAACATTATACCGGCGAAATTGTGGTTGTGGAAGACGAACAGGGTATATCCAAAGTAATAGAGGAAATTAACGGTGAAAAGGTATTGGGTTTTGATACCGAAACACGTCCTTCGTTTAAAAAAGGACAAACTAACTTAATTTCGCTCATTCAACTGAGTACAAAAAAATCTACCTTTTTAATAAGAACCAATAAAACCGGGCTTTCCGGTCAATTGCTTCAATTGCTTAGTAACCCAAATGTAAAAAAAGTGGGTGTGGGAATACGCGACGATATCAGAGGTTTGCAAAAAATAAAAGATTTTACACCCGCTGGCTTCGTAGAATTGCAAACGATGGCCTTAGATAAAGGATTGAAGGATTTTTCATTAAAAAAATTAGCAGGAATATTATTGGAAATACGTGTCTCTAAACGCCAGCGCTTATCTAATTGGGAAGCGGATGAGCTAAGCGAAGCACAAATGGTTTATGCCGCCACCGATTCGTGGGTAGCTTTAAAAATATTTAAAAAACTCGATGCCCTCGATCAAAATAGGGTAGTTGACGTTGAAACTGACAACGAGGCAAAAGCATAG
- a CDS encoding DEAD/DEAH box helicase, which yields MKFNEFDFTQEVLDGLDAMRFEQATPVQEMAIPVIKNGTDLIACAQTGTGKTAAYLLPILDRIVRERNTGTTALILVPTRELALQIDQQVEGFSYFLNVTSVSVFGGNDKGLWDQQKNGLTKGADIIVATPGRMIQHLTMGYVDFAKVKYLILDEADRMLDMGFHEDIMMIESYLPKTARQGLLFSATMPPKIRELAKNLLNKPHEINIAISKPAEGILQAAYLVHEYQKIDLTVELLRDKDLPSILVFSSRKSKVNDIVKALRKNKFNARGIHSDLDQSERIEVLREFKNRNVQILVATDIVARGIDIEKIDLVINFDVPNDAEDYVHRIGRTARAQTQGVGITFITEDKQYDFSKIEELIQTEIYKVPLPAHFDDAPKYDPKGKRGKVGSRKKGGGKGKGDKKPKYKKGGGKRK from the coding sequence ATGAAATTTAACGAATTTGATTTTACGCAGGAAGTCCTCGATGGATTAGATGCCATGCGATTTGAGCAGGCTACGCCGGTTCAGGAAATGGCTATACCTGTAATAAAAAATGGTACCGATTTAATCGCTTGTGCTCAAACGGGAACAGGTAAAACAGCAGCGTACCTGCTGCCCATATTAGATCGCATTGTAAGAGAGCGCAATACCGGAACTACAGCTTTGATATTAGTTCCAACGCGCGAATTGGCTTTGCAGATAGATCAACAAGTAGAAGGTTTTAGCTATTTTCTTAACGTAACATCCGTGTCGGTGTTTGGTGGTAACGACAAGGGATTATGGGATCAGCAAAAGAATGGCCTCACCAAAGGTGCCGACATCATCGTGGCTACTCCGGGTCGCATGATTCAACACCTAACCATGGGTTATGTCGATTTTGCAAAGGTTAAATATCTTATCCTGGATGAGGCCGACAGGATGCTCGACATGGGGTTCCATGAGGATATTATGATGATAGAAAGTTATCTCCCCAAAACCGCCCGTCAGGGCTTGTTGTTTTCGGCTACCATGCCACCTAAAATAAGGGAACTGGCTAAAAATTTGCTGAATAAGCCGCACGAAATTAATATAGCCATTTCAAAACCTGCCGAAGGTATATTGCAAGCAGCCTACTTGGTACACGAGTATCAAAAAATAGACCTTACAGTGGAGCTGCTCAGGGATAAGGACTTGCCTAGCATCCTTGTGTTTTCGTCACGAAAAAGTAAGGTTAACGATATTGTGAAGGCCTTAAGGAAGAATAAATTTAATGCACGCGGTATCCACTCTGATTTGGACCAAAGCGAGCGTATAGAAGTGTTACGCGAGTTCAAAAACCGGAACGTACAAATTTTGGTGGCCACTGATATTGTGGCTCGTGGTATTGATATCGAAAAAATAGATTTGGTCATTAATTTCGACGTTCCCAATGATGCCGAGGATTATGTACATCGTATTGGACGTACTGCCCGTGCCCAAACACAAGGCGTAGGCATCACTTTTATAACGGAGGATAAGCAATATGATTTTAGTAAAATTGAAGAGCTTATCCAAACCGAGATTTACAAAGTACCGCTGCCGGCCCATTTTGATGATGCCCCAAAATACGACCCTAAAGGCAAAAGGGGCAAGGTTGGAAGCAGGAAAAAAGGTGGCGGAAAAGGCAAAGGCGACAAAAAGCCGAAATACAAAAAAGGAGGGGGTAAGAGAAAATAG
- the groL gene encoding chaperonin GroEL (60 kDa chaperone family; promotes refolding of misfolded polypeptides especially under stressful conditions; forms two stacked rings of heptamers to form a barrel-shaped 14mer; ends can be capped by GroES; misfolded proteins enter the barrel where they are refolded when GroES binds) translates to MAKEIKFDIEARDLLKQGIDELANAVKITLGPKGRNVIIDKKFGAPAITKDGVSVAKEIELKDPYSNMGAQMVKEVASKTADNAGDGTTTATVLAQSIVNVGLKNVTAGANPMELKAGIDKAVKAVKESITAQSKEIGDHLEKIEQVAKVSANNDAEIGRLIAEAMEKVGQEGVITVEEAKGIETTVEVVEGMQFDRGYISPYFVTNTEKMEAELENPYILIHDKKISTMKDLLPVLEATAQTGRPLLIIAEDIDGEALATLVVNRLRGSLKVAAVKAPGFGDRRKEMLQDIAILTNGTLITEEVGLSLEQATLEMLGEAEKVSIDKENTTVVNGAGGKEVISERTDQIKAQIANTTSDYDKEKLQERLAKLAGGVAVLYVGAASEMEMKEKKDRVDDALSATRAAVEEGIVPGGGVAFIRAIQALEGLKGETDDESTGIEIVKRAIEEPLRQIVTNAGKEGAVIVQKVKEGKDDYGYNARVDEYQNFFSSGVIDPAKVTRIALENAASIAGMFLTTECVIVDAAEDEPVAPPMGGGMGGGMPGMM, encoded by the coding sequence ATGGCTAAAGAAATTAAATTTGATATTGAAGCCCGCGACCTTTTAAAGCAAGGGATCGACGAACTGGCAAATGCGGTAAAAATTACCTTGGGCCCTAAGGGTAGAAATGTGATCATCGATAAAAAATTTGGCGCACCGGCAATTACCAAAGATGGTGTTAGCGTGGCCAAAGAAATTGAACTAAAGGATCCTTACTCCAATATGGGTGCGCAAATGGTGAAGGAAGTAGCCTCAAAAACTGCCGACAATGCAGGTGACGGTACTACCACGGCAACTGTTTTGGCGCAATCAATCGTTAACGTTGGATTAAAAAACGTTACTGCAGGCGCTAACCCAATGGAGCTTAAAGCAGGTATCGATAAAGCAGTTAAGGCGGTTAAAGAAAGTATTACCGCACAATCTAAGGAAATTGGCGACCACTTAGAAAAAATTGAGCAGGTAGCCAAGGTGTCTGCCAACAACGATGCCGAAATTGGCAGGTTGATTGCAGAAGCCATGGAGAAAGTTGGTCAGGAAGGTGTGATTACCGTGGAAGAAGCTAAAGGTATAGAAACAACGGTTGAAGTGGTGGAAGGTATGCAGTTCGACAGAGGCTATATCTCTCCTTATTTTGTGACCAATACCGAGAAAATGGAGGCCGAATTGGAGAATCCTTACATCCTTATCCACGATAAAAAGATTTCTACCATGAAGGATCTGTTGCCCGTATTGGAAGCTACCGCCCAAACAGGCCGTCCTTTATTGATTATTGCGGAGGATATTGACGGGGAAGCTCTGGCTACGCTTGTGGTAAACCGTTTGCGCGGATCGTTAAAAGTGGCGGCGGTTAAAGCTCCCGGGTTTGGCGACAGAAGAAAAGAGATGTTACAGGATATAGCTATTCTTACCAATGGTACTTTAATTACCGAAGAGGTTGGTTTGTCGCTTGAGCAGGCAACACTCGAAATGTTAGGGGAAGCCGAAAAAGTATCGATAGACAAAGAAAATACAACTGTTGTTAACGGTGCCGGCGGAAAAGAAGTAATCAGCGAAAGAACAGATCAAATAAAAGCGCAAATTGCTAATACTACCTCCGATTACGATAAAGAAAAACTACAAGAGCGTTTGGCCAAGTTGGCAGGCGGTGTGGCTGTATTGTACGTGGGTGCGGCCTCCGAAATGGAGATGAAAGAGAAAAAAGACCGTGTGGATGATGCTTTAAGTGCAACACGCGCTGCCGTTGAGGAAGGTATCGTTCCGGGTGGTGGTGTCGCATTTATTCGTGCCATACAAGCATTAGAGGGATTAAAAGGTGAAACAGATGACGAATCTACAGGTATTGAGATAGTGAAAAGAGCTATTGAGGAGCCATTGCGTCAGATTGTTACCAATGCAGGTAAAGAGGGTGCTGTTATTGTACAAAAAGTGAAAGAAGGAAAAGACGACTATGGTTACAATGCTCGTGTAGACGAATACCAGAATTTCTTTTCGTCAGGTGTTATAGATCCAGCTAAAGTAACCCGTATTGCACTGGAGAACGCAGCTTCTATTGCCGGAATGTTCCTGACAACAGAGTGTGTTATTGTTGATGCTGCCGAGGATGAGCCTGTGGCGCCACCAATGGGTGGTGGAATGGGCGGAGGAATGCCCGGTATGATGTAA
- a CDS encoding Tex family protein, whose translation MSSQIHQIISDELQLQLNHVNNTIELLNEGATVPFISRYRKERTGTMDEVNVALIKERYEKLLEIQKRKEAILKSMDEQGVLTAELEKKIKDSFNANEIEDIYLPYKPKRVTRAVKAREKGLEPLAKVLMKQYERDVHSKAAQFVNDQVRDTDEALQGARDIIAEWVNENAVARDIVRSAFDRGAVVSAVLIKGKEEDGVKYKDYFDFSELLKKCPSHRLLAMRRGEKEGILKVNISPDEEQVLDRLRRYFVKGNTEASEQVELAAKDAFKRLLKPAIETEYANLSKEKADADAIQVFANNLRQLLLSSPLGQKRVLAIDPGFKSGCKVVCLDAQGNLLHNENIYPHPPQRETKQAAKKISSLVDAYKIEAVAIGNGTASRETESFIRNLKYNADIQVFVVSEDGASVYSASKVARDEFPEYDVTVRGAVSIGRRLIDPLAELVKIDPKSIGVGQYQHDVDQGKLKSSLDQVVESCVNKVGVDLNTASRHLLTYVSGLGPQLAKNIVEYRAANGAFSSRNELKKVTRLGAKAYEQAAGFLRITGAANPLDNSAVHPESYPIVEKMASDNACKVIDLIADPHIKSKIKLDAYLTDQVGLPTLKDIISELEKPGRDPRQHIKVFEFDRNVRAIEDLHQGMVLPGIVTNITNFGAFVDVGVKQDGLVHISHLANKFISDPNEVVSLHQHVKVKVLDIDKTRKRIQLSMKEVD comes from the coding sequence ATGTCTTCTCAAATACATCAAATCATTTCCGATGAGCTGCAACTGCAACTCAATCATGTTAATAATACCATTGAGCTTTTAAACGAAGGAGCTACCGTGCCCTTTATCAGCCGTTACCGAAAGGAGCGTACCGGAACTATGGACGAGGTGAATGTGGCTTTGATTAAGGAACGCTACGAAAAGTTGTTGGAAATCCAGAAACGAAAAGAAGCGATATTAAAATCGATGGATGAACAGGGGGTGCTGACAGCTGAATTGGAGAAGAAAATTAAGGATTCGTTTAATGCCAACGAAATTGAGGATATCTATTTACCTTATAAGCCCAAACGTGTAACGCGTGCGGTAAAAGCCCGCGAAAAAGGCCTGGAACCATTGGCTAAAGTGCTGATGAAGCAATACGAACGTGATGTGCATTCTAAAGCTGCACAGTTTGTGAACGATCAGGTGCGTGATACGGATGAAGCGCTCCAGGGTGCCCGCGACATTATTGCTGAGTGGGTTAACGAAAATGCAGTGGCACGGGATATTGTGCGTTCGGCCTTTGATAGAGGTGCTGTTGTTAGCGCCGTATTGATAAAGGGTAAAGAGGAAGACGGGGTAAAGTATAAAGATTATTTTGACTTTAGCGAGTTGTTGAAAAAATGCCCCAGCCATCGTTTGTTGGCTATGCGGAGAGGAGAAAAAGAAGGTATACTTAAAGTGAATATTTCGCCCGACGAAGAACAAGTATTGGATCGTTTGAGACGCTACTTTGTAAAAGGAAACACAGAAGCATCGGAACAGGTAGAGTTGGCTGCCAAAGATGCTTTTAAGCGCTTGCTAAAACCTGCTATCGAAACTGAATATGCTAATTTATCCAAGGAAAAAGCGGACGCTGATGCTATTCAGGTTTTTGCCAATAACCTGCGTCAGCTCTTATTGTCGTCGCCCTTAGGACAAAAAAGGGTGCTGGCTATCGATCCGGGTTTTAAATCGGGGTGCAAGGTGGTTTGTTTGGATGCACAGGGCAACCTGCTGCACAACGAAAATATCTATCCGCATCCGCCCCAGCGCGAAACAAAACAGGCTGCCAAAAAAATATCCTCCCTGGTGGATGCCTATAAAATTGAAGCGGTAGCCATAGGTAACGGAACCGCCTCGCGCGAAACGGAATCATTTATCCGAAACTTAAAATACAATGCCGATATTCAAGTGTTTGTGGTTAGCGAGGATGGTGCCTCTGTATACTCTGCCAGCAAGGTGGCGCGCGATGAGTTTCCCGAGTACGACGTAACGGTGCGGGGTGCCGTAAGTATTGGTCGCCGATTGATAGATCCATTGGCTGAGCTGGTAAAGATAGACCCAAAATCCATTGGTGTAGGGCAGTACCAACATGATGTAGATCAGGGTAAACTAAAATCGTCATTGGATCAAGTGGTGGAATCCTGCGTTAACAAGGTGGGTGTTGATTTAAACACAGCCAGTCGGCACTTACTTACCTATGTTTCTGGGCTTGGTCCTCAATTGGCAAAAAATATTGTTGAATATCGTGCGGCAAACGGTGCCTTTAGTTCGCGTAACGAATTAAAAAAAGTTACCCGTTTGGGAGCCAAGGCCTATGAACAAGCTGCCGGATTTTTGCGCATTACCGGTGCGGCTAATCCTTTAGACAATTCTGCGGTGCATCCGGAATCGTATCCTATCGTCGAAAAAATGGCCAGCGACAATGCCTGCAAAGTAATAGACCTAATTGCAGATCCGCATATTAAGTCAAAGATAAAGTTGGATGCTTACCTCACGGATCAGGTAGGGCTGCCCACCCTAAAAGATATCATAAGCGAATTAGAAAAGCCCGGTCGCGATCCTCGTCAGCATATTAAAGTGTTCGAATTTGATCGGAATGTACGAGCTATTGAAGATTTGCATCAAGGAATGGTATTGCCCGGTATAGTCACTAATATCACTAATTTTGGGGCTTTTGTGGATGTGGGAGTAAAACAGGATGGCCTGGTACACATCTCTCATCTTGCCAATAAATTTATTAGTGATCCCAATGAAGTGGTAAGCCTCCATCAGCATGTAAAAGTAAAAGTACTGGATATTGACAAAACGCGTAAGAGAATACAATTATCGATGAAAGAAGTGGACTAA
- a CDS encoding co-chaperone GroES yields MSQVKGKVLAGKVLVKPQAAETKTASGIIIPDSAKEKPLQGEVILVGAEKKDEKMEVAVGDLVLYGKYAGTELSIDGQDYLLISQSDVLFIK; encoded by the coding sequence ATGTCACAAGTAAAAGGAAAAGTACTTGCCGGTAAAGTTCTGGTAAAGCCACAAGCTGCTGAAACCAAAACCGCAAGTGGAATCATTATCCCCGATTCAGCTAAAGAAAAGCCACTTCAGGGAGAAGTAATTTTAGTAGGTGCAGAAAAAAAAGATGAGAAAATGGAAGTTGCCGTCGGCGACCTTGTTCTTTACGGAAAATATGCAGGAACAGAATTGAGTATCGACGGACAGGATTATCTGTTGATTTCTCAATCAGACGTATTATTTATAAAGTAA
- a CDS encoding DUF5063 domain-containing protein, with protein MEKKLDHIVYSKNVLEFVTVANEFCNQLESVEKLSTRDFFSVATRILPLLYIKASVLPKTEPVLDESIEKTVYEEDYLRIQHALMIKIGRYDDFLEVFVPNNDLDQKEVASSISENLTDIYQDVKDFLFAYRIGINEIMNDALFELVDAFELYWGQKLVNVLRACHNVLYGDNNLDEDVDFEGHENEVGEKNNSWFNKFQDQWNEEDN; from the coding sequence ATGGAGAAGAAATTAGACCATATTGTATATTCAAAAAATGTATTGGAGTTTGTAACCGTAGCAAATGAGTTCTGTAATCAGCTCGAATCGGTAGAAAAGCTCAGTACAAGAGATTTTTTTTCGGTGGCAACGCGCATTTTACCGCTGCTGTATATTAAAGCTTCCGTGTTACCCAAAACAGAACCTGTGCTGGACGAAAGCATAGAAAAAACGGTGTACGAAGAGGATTACCTCAGAATACAACATGCGCTAATGATCAAAATAGGACGGTACGATGACTTTTTAGAGGTGTTTGTCCCTAATAACGATTTAGACCAAAAAGAGGTGGCTTCAAGTATTTCTGAAAATCTTACCGATATTTATCAGGATGTGAAAGACTTTTTATTTGCATATAGAATTGGCATTAACGAAATAATGAACGATGCCCTGTTTGAACTGGTGGATGCCTTTGAGCTTTACTGGGGACAAAAATTAGTTAATGTGCTGCGAGCCTGCCACAATGTTTTATATGGTGATAACAATTTGGATGAAGATGTTGACTTTGAAGGGCACGAAAATGAGGTAGGTGAGAAAAATAACAGTTGGTTCAATAAGTTTCAGGACCAATGGAATGAAGAAGACAATTAA
- a CDS encoding glutaminase translates to MPYQQIINDIYHQIKSGGNIGLAASYIPELDRVDDERFGVHLITCDRQEFGTGDRYVKFSIQSIAKVLSLCLAYKLLGAKVWERVGVEPSGSSFNSLIQLEYDNGIPRNPFINGGALVVADMLVSAFKEPEKEFLQFIHDINGNTAINYNKSIAESEKAVGYRNIAICNFIKSYNNIYNSPQRVLDFYFTMCSLQMTCQELAQSFLFFADDNFRNVHGQQIVNLSQAKRMNALMQTCGFYDESGEFSFTVGLPGKSGVGGGIITIFPDKYSIAVWSPKLNTKGNSYRGIKFLELFTTRTESSIF, encoded by the coding sequence ATGCCCTATCAACAAATCATCAACGATATTTATCATCAAATTAAATCTGGAGGCAATATTGGCCTGGCCGCTTCCTATATTCCCGAACTGGACAGGGTAGACGACGAAAGGTTTGGTGTTCATTTAATTACATGCGACCGCCAGGAGTTTGGCACGGGCGACAGGTATGTTAAATTTTCTATACAGAGTATCGCCAAAGTGCTCTCTTTGTGCCTTGCATACAAACTATTGGGTGCAAAAGTATGGGAGCGTGTAGGCGTTGAACCCTCCGGCTCGTCTTTTAACTCGCTCATTCAATTAGAATACGACAATGGCATTCCGCGAAATCCCTTTATCAACGGCGGCGCATTAGTGGTTGCAGATATGCTGGTAAGTGCCTTTAAAGAACCTGAAAAGGAATTCCTTCAATTTATTCACGATATCAACGGGAACACAGCCATCAATTACAACAAATCCATCGCCGAATCAGAAAAAGCAGTAGGCTACAGGAACATTGCCATTTGTAATTTTATAAAATCGTATAATAACATTTACAATTCGCCACAAAGGGTGCTCGATTTTTATTTTACTATGTGTTCGCTCCAAATGACCTGTCAGGAGCTCGCCCAAAGCTTTTTATTTTTTGCTGATGATAACTTCCGCAACGTCCATGGCCAACAAATTGTAAATCTGAGTCAGGCCAAACGCATGAATGCCTTAATGCAAACTTGTGGCTTTTATGATGAATCGGGGGAGTTTTCATTTACTGTTGGATTACCCGGCAAGAGTGGTGTTGGCGGCGGCATCATCACTATTTTCCCCGATAAATACAGCATTGCAGTTTGGAGCCCTAAACTAAACACAAAGGGTAACTCATATAGGGGCATAAAGTTTTTGGAGTTATTTACAACACGCACAGAATCATCCATATTTTAG
- a CDS encoding RecQ family ATP-dependent DNA helicase: MAHLKKYLHILKKYWGFDEFRSLQDQIIQSIGSGKDTLGLMPTGGGKSITFQVPALAMEGICLVVTPLVALMKDQVLNLRQKNIKAMAVYSGLTREEINTAYDNCIFGDYKFLYLSPERLSSPLFLEKLVHFKVSMIVVDEAHCISQWGYDFRPSYLKIAELRKELPGVPMLALTATATPQVANDIQERLLFEKKNLFQKSFERENLAYIVRQTDDKLNQLIKIIKSVKGCTVVFVRNRKKTKEYAERLIENGISAHYYHAGLAYKSKDIKQKEWMSDQVQVMVCTNAFGMGIDKPNVRLVVHIDAPDSIEAYFQEAGRAGRDGKKAYAVLLWAPADKIRLKKNVKVSFPEKEVVFRVYNALGNFFQLAAGHGEDSVHDFNMVQFCKAYHFNLLTVFNSLKILQRAGYIEYSEEANLPSRAHFMVQKVELYNFQVKNKQFDSFIKLLLRSYTGFFTEYVLINEQLLAQRANVSVDLIYQYLNKLNHLKIIHYIPHKKTPLIQFIRSREELRYMKLPHEVYRDRKKQYEERVQSVIEYAEYTHVCRSCFLLHYFGQKNKHDCGQCDVCIEKKKRGLSNKQADEIEALLKKTLSTPTAFIQIESALNLPESKWLDIFNWLADNQIIYPLDDGMWQCK; the protein is encoded by the coding sequence ATGGCACATTTGAAAAAGTACCTGCACATATTAAAAAAATACTGGGGCTTCGATGAATTTCGTTCGTTACAGGATCAAATTATTCAGTCAATCGGATCCGGAAAAGATACCCTGGGTTTAATGCCCACGGGAGGAGGCAAGTCTATTACTTTTCAGGTTCCGGCGCTGGCTATGGAAGGTATTTGCCTGGTGGTTACGCCATTGGTGGCTTTGATGAAAGATCAGGTGCTTAACTTGCGCCAAAAGAATATAAAGGCCATGGCTGTTTATTCGGGGCTTACCCGTGAAGAGATTAATACAGCCTACGATAATTGTATTTTTGGCGATTATAAATTCCTGTACCTCTCGCCGGAACGTTTGTCGAGTCCATTGTTTTTAGAAAAACTGGTACACTTTAAGGTGAGTATGATAGTGGTTGACGAGGCACATTGTATCAGCCAATGGGGTTACGATTTTCGGCCGTCCTATCTGAAAATTGCAGAGCTACGTAAAGAGTTGCCGGGTGTTCCCATGCTGGCCTTAACGGCAACAGCTACGCCACAAGTAGCCAACGATATACAGGAGCGGCTGCTTTTTGAGAAAAAAAACCTGTTCCAAAAAAGTTTTGAGCGCGAAAACCTCGCCTACATAGTACGCCAAACCGATGATAAATTAAATCAATTAATAAAAATTATTAAGTCCGTTAAGGGCTGTACGGTGGTGTTTGTACGTAATCGTAAAAAAACCAAGGAATATGCCGAGCGTTTAATCGAAAATGGTATTTCTGCCCATTATTATCATGCCGGACTTGCCTATAAATCAAAGGATATAAAGCAAAAGGAATGGATGAGTGATCAAGTACAGGTAATGGTGTGTACCAATGCTTTTGGTATGGGCATCGATAAACCCAATGTACGTTTGGTGGTTCACATAGATGCTCCTGATAGTATTGAGGCTTATTTTCAGGAGGCGGGCAGGGCAGGTAGAGACGGTAAAAAAGCCTATGCTGTGCTGCTATGGGCACCTGCCGATAAAATCCGGCTAAAAAAGAATGTAAAGGTTTCCTTTCCAGAAAAGGAGGTTGTTTTTAGGGTTTATAATGCACTCGGTAATTTTTTTCAGTTAGCCGCAGGGCATGGCGAAGATAGTGTGCACGATTTTAATATGGTGCAATTTTGTAAGGCATATCATTTTAACCTACTCACTGTGTTTAATAGTCTTAAAATATTGCAGCGAGCCGGTTACATCGAATACAGCGAAGAGGCCAACCTGCCTTCAAGGGCACATTTTATGGTGCAAAAAGTGGAGTTGTATAACTTTCAGGTTAAAAACAAACAGTTCGACTCTTTTATTAAGCTTTTATTGCGCTCTTATACCGGCTTTTTTACCGAGTATGTGCTCATAAATGAACAACTCCTTGCGCAACGAGCCAATGTGTCCGTCGATTTGATTTATCAATATCTCAACAAACTCAATCATCTTAAAATAATCCATTATATCCCTCACAAAAAAACACCTTTGATTCAATTTATACGGTCTCGCGAAGAGTTGCGTTACATGAAATTACCGCACGAGGTGTATCGCGACCGCAAAAAACAATACGAAGAAAGAGTACAGTCTGTGATAGAGTACGCCGAATATACGCACGTTTGTCGTAGCTGTTTTCTGTTGCATTATTTTGGGCAAAAAAATAAGCATGACTGTGGGCAATGCGATGTGTGCATCGAAAAAAAGAAACGTGGATTGAGCAATAAACAGGCCGATGAAATAGAAGCCCTGCTAAAAAAGACACTATCTACCCCTACCGCTTTCATTCAAATAGAAAGTGCGCTGAATCTTCCGGAAAGTAAATGGTTGGATATATTTAATTGGTTGGCTGATAACCAAATTATTTATCCGCTTGATGACGGGATGTGGCAATGTAAATAA
- a CDS encoding class I SAM-dependent rRNA methyltransferase, producing MSYVKVVLKSGKDQSLLRFHPWVFSGAIKKIYGNPAEGDVVEVFDNKDTFLGLGHYQIGSIAIRILSFKQVEINDQFWYEKIHVAYRLRKTLGLIDDPNTNAYRLVHAEGDNMPGLIIDMYGDTAVVQMHSVGMFLIKDTIDSVLKDLFGNDLKAIYNKSEATLPFKAPVEPQNGYSFGKSVARTAVENGLQFKVDWEKGQKTGFFVDQRENRALLEKYSKNRSVLNMFCYTGGFSFYAMRGGASVVHSVDSSERAMDLTRENVEMNFPGDPRHEAITADAFKYLDDIKDRYDLIVLDPPAFAKHHNVLNNALQGYKKLNAKAFEQIKPGGIVFTFSCSQVVSKDAFRKTVFSAAARSGRKVRILNQLTQPADHPVNIYHPEGEYLKGLVLYVE from the coding sequence ATGTCATACGTAAAAGTTGTTCTTAAATCAGGGAAAGACCAGTCTTTGCTTCGATTTCATCCTTGGGTATTTAGTGGAGCTATAAAAAAAATATACGGTAACCCGGCCGAAGGTGATGTAGTGGAGGTGTTCGATAATAAAGATACCTTTTTAGGCTTGGGGCATTACCAAATCGGTTCCATTGCTATCCGTATCCTATCGTTTAAGCAAGTGGAGATAAATGATCAATTTTGGTATGAAAAAATACATGTGGCTTATCGCTTGCGTAAAACACTCGGTCTTATTGACGATCCCAATACCAATGCGTATCGGTTGGTACATGCCGAAGGCGATAATATGCCGGGTCTTATTATTGATATGTACGGAGATACCGCAGTGGTACAAATGCACTCGGTGGGTATGTTTTTGATAAAAGATACGATAGACTCTGTTCTTAAAGACTTGTTTGGTAATGATTTAAAAGCCATCTATAATAAATCAGAAGCTACTTTACCTTTTAAAGCTCCGGTAGAACCCCAAAACGGATATTCCTTTGGCAAATCTGTTGCACGCACAGCCGTCGAAAATGGGCTTCAATTTAAAGTGGATTGGGAAAAAGGACAGAAAACAGGCTTCTTTGTCGATCAACGCGAAAACAGGGCTTTACTCGAAAAGTACAGCAAAAACAGGTCGGTACTTAATATGTTTTGCTACACCGGAGGTTTTTCATTCTATGCCATGCGTGGGGGTGCAAGTGTTGTACACTCTGTGGATAGTTCGGAAAGAGCAATGGATTTAACCAGGGAAAACGTAGAAATGAACTTTCCGGGCGATCCCAGGCACGAGGCCATTACGGCCGATGCCTTTAAATACCTGGACGATATCAAAGACCGATACGACCTGATTGTTCTGGATCCTCCGGCATTTGCCAAACATCACAACGTGCTCAATAATGCCTTGCAAGGATACAAGAAATTGAATGCAAAAGCCTTTGAGCAAATTAAACCCGGAGGCATTGTGTTTACCTTCTCCTGCTCGCAAGTGGTAAGTAAGGATGCGTTTAGAAAAACAGTTTTCTCAGCTGCTGCACGATCGGGTCGCAAGGTGCGCATTTTAAACCAATTGACCCAGCCAGCCGATCATCCGGTTAATATTTATCATCCCGAAGGAGAATACCTTAAAGGACTGGTGTTGTACGTAGAGTAA